In the genome of Mytilus edulis chromosome 3, xbMytEdul2.2, whole genome shotgun sequence, one region contains:
- the LOC139515163 gene encoding uncharacterized protein → MAFSQLKEEAQTPVTCQFCEESSDIRWRCINCDVFMCQLCTTKIHRKIKSAEKHEILNLKDCGGIDAAQAIRKELESIWKPTENKIKAELSDMQKKKDNLLKREENLKKIFLSHQASDIFNSRKLLDETLPKKSMGTLYCDIMKTKFISANILDINIRTIFGDLNAVPNLELVKSYQSDFPNVMNIVHCDNNMTFITCPTEVKLQKVKFEENNIKIEESIILSALNMAKLNKNDIILSTGGSELQVYSSDKQFKPFKSFSPLKPISVHVSKNNKIFVGLTECYPVIYPATEDCVRRVVVLNQEGDKQLIFEYDNNNQRLLTEPYRIITINDMVYVIDCLNNQWEGRVLGLDYDGKILWTYKGCVVDFIEIFKFYPSDIAAISSGMVLVLDKNNHAIHMLNCAGDVIACKDVKPLGIELPLSLSIDSNSILWIGCNTWQADKDSKAKIFAVKLI, encoded by the exons atggCGTTTTCTCAACTCAAAGAGGAAGCTCAGACACCAGTAACGTGTCAATTCTGTGAAGAGTCATCAGATATAAGATGGAGATGTATAAACTGTGATGTATTTATGTGTCAACTTTGTACAACAAAGATTCATAGAAAAATTAAATCAGCtgaaaaacatgaaattttaaaTCTAAAAGATTGCGGAGGTATTGACGCTGCACAGGCAATCCGAAAG GAACTTGAATCAATATGGAAGCCAACAGAGAATAAGATCAAAGCAGAACTGTCTGACATGCAGAAGAAGAAAGATAACTTATTAAAGAGGGAAGAAAATCTGAAGAAAATCTTCCTATCCCATCAAGCGTCCGACATTTTCAATTCAAGAAAATTGTTGGATGAGACTCTGCCAAAAAAATCAATGGGGACCTTATATTGCGACATTATGAAAACGAAATTTATATCTGCAAATATACTTGATATAAATATAAGAACAATATTTGGTGACCTTAATGCAGTTCCTAATTTAGAACTAGTCAAAAGCTATCAAAGTGATTTTCCGAATGTAATGAACATTGTTCACTGTGATAACAATATGACATTCATTACATGCCCTACTGAGGTAAAACTACAAAAAGTCAAATTTGaggaaaataatataaaaatagaggAAAGCATCATTTTATCTGCACTAaatatggcaaaattaaataaaaatgacaTCATACTGTCAACAGGAGGAAGTGAACTACAAGTGTATTCGAGtgataaacaattcaaaccatttaaatcattttctccATTAAAGCCCATAAGCGTTCATGTttccaaaaacaataaaatatttgtggGGTTAACCGAATGTTACCCTGTTATATATCCAGCAACAGAAGACTGTGTGAGAAGAGTGGTGGTTCTTAATCAGGAAGGTGATAAACAACTTATTTTTGAGTATGACAATAATAATCAGAGACTGCTTACAGAACCATATAGAATCATAACCATTAATGACATGGTATACGTTATTGATTGTTTAAATAACCAATGGGAAGGGAGGGTTTTGGGATTAGACTATGATGGGAAAATATTGTGGACATATAAAGGTTGTGTTGTCGATTTcatagaaatatttaaattttatcctAGTGATATTGCAGCAATTTCTTCTGGTATGGTTTTAGTTTTAGATAAAAATAACCATGCTATACATATGTTAAATTGTGCTGGAGACGTTATTGCATGTAAGGACGTAAAACCCCTGGGTATTGAATTACCACTTAGTTTAAGTATTGACAGTAATAGCATTTTGTGGATTGGCTGCAATACATGGCAGGCAGACAAAGATAGTAAGGCGAAAATATTTGCTGTCAAACTAATTTAA